From Pan paniscus chromosome 9, NHGRI_mPanPan1-v2.0_pri, whole genome shotgun sequence, the proteins below share one genomic window:
- the ANO9 gene encoding anoctamin-9, whose protein sequence is MQGEESLRILVEPEGDSFPLMEISTCETEASEQWDYVLVAQRHTQRDPRQARQQQFLEELRRKGFHIKVIRDQKQVFFGIRADNSVFGLYRTLLLEPEGPAPHAELAAPTTIPVTTSLRIRIVNFVVMNNKTSAGETFEDLMKDGVFEARFPLHKGEGHLKKTWARWRHMFREQPVDEIRNYFGEKVALYFVWLGWYTYMLVPAALTGLLVFLSGFSLFEASQISKEICEAHDILMCPLGDHSRRYQRLSETCTFAKLTHLFDNDGTVVFAIFMALWATVFLEIWKRQRARVVLHWDLYVWDEEQEEMALQLINCPDYKLRPYQHSYLRSTVILVLTLLMICLMIGMAHVLVVYRVLASALFSSSAVPFLEERVTTAVVVTGALVHYVTIVIMTKINRRVALKLCDFEMPRTFSERESRFTIRFFTLQFFTHFSSLIYIAFILGRINGHPGKSTRLAGLWKLEECHASGCMMDLFVQMAIIMGLKQTLSNCVEYLVPWVTHKCRSLRASESGHLPRDPELRDWRRNYLLNPVNTFSLFDEFMEMMIQYGFTTIFVAAFPLAPLLALFSNLVEIRLDAIKMVWLQRRLVPRKAKDIGTWLQVLETIGVLAVIANGMVIAFTSEFIPRVVYKYRYSPCLKEGNSTVDCLKGYVNHSLSVFHTKDFQDPDGIEGSENVTLCRYRDYRNPPDYNFSEKFWFLLAIRLAFVILFEHVALCIKLIAAWFVPDIPQSVKNKVLEVKYQRLREKMWHGRQRLGGVGAGSRPPMPAHATPASIFSARSTDV, encoded by the exons ATGCAG GGCGAAGAGAGCCTCCGGATCCTGGTGGAGCCCGAAGGGGACAGCTTCCCGCTGATGGAGATCAGCACCTGTGAG ACCGAGGCCTCCGAGCAGTGGGACTATGTCCTCGTGGCCCAACGTCACACCCAGAGAGACCCCCGGCAGGCGCGGCAGCAACAGTTCCTGGAGGAGCTCAGGAGAAAGGGCTTCCACATTAAG GTGATCCGGGACCAGAAACAGGTCTTCTTTGGGATCCGTGCTGACAACAGCGTCTTTGGCCTGTACCGCACTCTCCTCCTGGAGCCTGAGGGGCCTGCGCCCCACGCTGAGCTGGCCGCGCCGACCACCATCCCGGTCACCACGAG TCTCAGAATCCGAATCGTGAACTTCGTTGTCATGAACAACAAGACCTCGGCTGGTG AGACCTTCGAAGATCTGATGAAGGACGGGGTCTTCGAGGCCAGGTTCCCCCTGCACAAG GGGGAGGGACACCTGAAGAAGACGTGGGCGCGGTGGAGACACATGTTCCGGGAGCAGCCAGTTGATGAAATCAG GAACTACTTTGGGGAAAAGGTGGCCCTGTACTTCGTCTGGCTGGGCTGGTACACCTACATGCTGGTGCCGGCCGCCCTGACGGGCCTCTTAGTCTTTCTGAGCGGATTCTCGCTGTTTGAGGCCAGCCAGATCAG CAAGGAGATCTGTGAGGCCCACGACATCCTCATGTGTCCCCTCGGCGACCACAGCCGCAGGTACCAGCGGCTCTCAGAAACCTGCACTTTTGCCAAG CTCACCCACCTCTTTGACAATGATGGCACGGTGGTGTTCGCCATCTTCATGGCTCTCTGGG CCACGGTGTTCCTGGAGATCTGGAAGCGGCAGCGCGCCCGCGTGGTCCTGCACTGGGACCTGTACGTGTGGGACGAGGAACAG GAGGAAATGGCACTTCAGCTCATTAACTGCCCCGACTACAAGCTCCGGCCATACCAGCACTCCTACCTACGCAGCACCGTCATCCTCGTCCTGACCCTGCTCATG ATCTGCCTCATGATCGGCATGGCCCACGTCCTGGTGGTCTACCGCGTCCTGGCCTCCGCGCTCTTCAGCAGCTCGGCCGTGCCCTTCCTGGAGGAGCGGGTGACCACGGCCGTGGTGGTGACCGGGGCTCTGGTGCACTATGTGACCATCGTCATCATGACCAAG ATCAACAGGCGCGTGGCCCTGAAGCTTTGTGACTTCG AGATGCCCAGGACCTTCTCGGAGCGAGAGAGCAGGTTCACCATCCGCTTCTTCACGCTGCAGTTCTTCACCCATTTCTCGTCTCTCATCTACATCGCCTTCATCCTGGGCAG GATCAACGGCCACCCCGGGAAGTCCACGCGCCTGGCGGGCTTGTGGAAGCTGGAAGAG TGCCACGCCAGCGGCTGCATGATGGACCTCTTCGTGCAGATGGCCATCATCATGGGCCTGAAGCAGACGCTCAGCAACTGCGTCGAGTACCTGGTCCC GTGGGTGACCCACAAGTGCCGCTCTCTGCGGGCCTCCGAGTCCGGGCACCTGCCCCGGGACCCCGAGCTCAGGGACTGGCGGCGCAACTACCTTCTGAACCCGGTCAACACCTTCAGCCTGTTCGACGAGTTCATGGAGATGA TGATCCAGTACGGCTTCACCACCATCTTCGTGGCTGCCTTCCCGCTGGCGCCGCTGCTCGCGCTCTTCAGCAACCTCGTGGAGATCCGCCTGGACGCCATCAAGATGGTCTGGTTGCAGCGGCGCCTGGTGCCGCGCAAGGCCAAGGACATCG GGACCTGGCTGCAGGTGCTGGAGACCATCGGTGTGCTGGCGGTCATTGCCAATGGGATGGTCATTGCCTTCACATCTGAGTTCATCCCCCGAGTGGTCTACAAGTACCGCTATAGCCCATGCCTGAAAGAAGGCAACTCTACCGTCGA CTGCCTCAAGGGCTACGTCAACCACAGCCTGTCCGTCTTCCACACCAAGGACTTCCAGGACCCTGATGGGATTGAGGGCTCAGAAAACGTGACTCTGTGCAG ATACAGGGACTACCGCAATCCCCCCGATTACAACTTCTCCGAGAAGTTCTGGTTCCTCCTGGCCATCCGCCTGGCCTTCGTCATCCTCTTTGAG CACGTGGCCTTGTGCATCAAGCTCATTGCCGCCTGGTTCGTGCCCGACATCCCTCAGTCGGTGAAGAACAAGGTTCTGGAGGTGAAGTACCAGAGGCTGCGTGAGAAGATGTGgcatggaaggcagaggctgggcggggtgggggcaggcTCTCGGCCCCCGATGCCTGCCCATGCCACCCCAGCATCCATCTTCAGTGCCAGGAGCACAGACGTGTAG